One Cynocephalus volans isolate mCynVol1 chromosome 7, mCynVol1.pri, whole genome shotgun sequence genomic region harbors:
- the RFXAP gene encoding regulatory factor X-associated protein, with product MRSQSRRACAQPRPSEKPVLGLRSAVGPAALEVWGRGPRPSLSSTEVQSVAEGTGPGAAGGVPRPGALAPAAAQAPVAAPASQFTLLVMHPCAGQDDAAAEGVLRQAPALGGSIGAGKPVGYLCEVAGDGEEEAGEDEADLLDTSDPPGGGESTASLEDLEDEETHSGGEGGGGGARRRGAGGGSMSKTCTYEGCSETTSQVAKQRKPWMCKKHRNKMYKDKYKKKKSDQALNCAGASSAGSAGNVKLEESADNILSIVKQRTTGSFGDRPAKPTLLEQVLNQKRLSLLRSPEVVQFLQKQQQLLNQQVLEQRQQQFPGASV from the exons ATGCGCAGTCAGTCCCGCCGAGCTTGCGCTCAGCCCCGCCCCTCAGAAAAGCCAG TCCTCGGTTTGCGAAGTGCCGTTGGGCCTGCAGCGCTGGAGGTCTGGGGTCGTGGACCCCGGCCAAGTCTCAGCAGCACGGAGGTGCAGAGTGTCGCCGAGGGCACGGGGCCTGGCGCCGCCGGCGGCGTGCCCCGCCCCGGGGCCCTCGCCCCTGCTGCAGCTCAGGCTCCTGTGGCGGCCCCGGCCTCGCAGTTCACGCTGCTGGTGATGCACCCCTGTGCGGGGCAGGACGACGCTGCGGCCGAGGGCGTCCTGAGGCAGGCCCCGGCCCTGGGGGGCAGCATCGGGGCGGGCAAGCCCGTTGGGTACTTGTGCGAAGTGGCGGGGGATGGCgaggaggaggcgggggaggacGAAGCGGACCTGTTGGACACTTCAGACCCCCCGGGGGGAGGCGAGAGCACGGCGAGTTTGGAGGATCTGGAGGACGAGGAGACCCACTCGGGGGGCGAGGGCGGCGGCGGGGGAGCCCGCAGGCGGGGCGCCGGCGGGGGCAGCATGAGCAAGACCTGCACCTACGAGGGCTGCAGCGAGACCACGAGCCAGGTGGCCAAGCAGCGCAAGCCGTGGATGTGCAAGAAACACCGCAACAAGATGTACAAGGACAAGTACAAAAAGAAGAAGAGCGACCAGGCCCTGAACTGTGCTGGGGCCTCCTCGGCCGGCAGCGCGGGAAATGTCAAGCTGGAG GAAAGTGCAGATAACATCCTCTCCATCGTTAAACAAAGAACAACAGGATCTTTTGGGGATCGTCCTGCAAAACCTACTCTTTTAGAACAAGTGTTAAATCAAAAAAGACTG tcattACTAAGAAGTCCAGAAGTAGTGCAGTTTTTACAGAAACAGCAACAACTGTTAAATCAGCAAGTTTTGGAGCAAAGACAGCAGCAGTTTCCAGGAGCATCGGTGTGA